A segment of the Candidatus Eisenbacteria bacterium genome:
CGCGTACGACCGGTGGAGTGGAGAAACGACATGTCAATGCCCCTGGTGACGTGGGTGGAGGTGGACCTGGACCGGTTCGCGGCGAACCTGCGCGTGATTCGGACCGAGGTGCGCGATGCCTGCGAGCTGCTCCTGGTCGCCAAGGCGGACGCGTACGGTCACGGGGCCCGCGAGATGGCGGCGGCGGCCGAGCGCGAAGGGGTGTCGCAACTCGGCGTCGCGACCCTGCACGAGGGCGTACAGCTTCGCATGGCCGGCTGCCGGTTACCGATCGTCGCGCTTTCGCCCCTGCTGACCGCCGAGATCGACGATGCGGTGGAGCACGGCATTGACCCGACCGTGGCCGACCAAGCTTTCGCCGGTGAACTCTCGGCCGCGGCCCGGCGGAGCGGACGCCCGGTGCGTTTCCACGTCGAGATCGACACGGGCATGGGCCGCATCGGTGTCCGCGAGGCGGACGCCGAGGAGTTCGTCGCGCGGGTGTCCGCGCTTCCCGGACTTCGGCTGGCGAGCGTCTATACGCACTTTCCCGACGCCGACGCGGAGGATCTGTCCTTCGCCCGCGGCCAGGTCGGGCGCTTTCGGGCCATCGTCGAGCGGCTGGCCGCCCGCGGTCTGCGCCCGCCCCAGGTGCACGCGTCGAACAGCGCCGGCACGATGAACCTTCCCGAAGCGCGCTTCGATGTCGTGCGGATCGGGCTCGTCGCGTATGGCGTGCATCCGCCCCACGACGCCGCCCGACTCGCGCTCGCTCCGGTCATGTCGCTGCGAAGCCGGCTCGTGCAGGTCCGCGACCTCCCGGCCGGAACGCCGATCAGCTACGGGCGCTCGTACGTGACGTCGCGGCCGAGCCGCATCGGCGTCGTGCCCGTGGGCTACGGCCACGGCTACTCCTGGCTGCTGTCGAACCGCGGACAGATGCTGGTGCGCGGGCGCCGCGCGCCGATCGTGGGCCGGGTGACGATGGACCTGACGATGCTCGACCTGACGGACATCGCGGGCGTCGGCGTCGGCGACGAAGTGGTCCTGTTCGGCGAGCAGAACGGCGAAGAGCTCCGCGTCGAGGAAGTCGCCGCCTGGAGCGAGACGCTCGCCTACGAGATCATGTGCACGCTCGGCAAGCGGGTGGCCCGCCTGTATCGCAGCCAGGGACGGGCCGTGCGGGTGACGACGCTCGTCGGCGAAAGACCGGAGTGGACCGCCGCCGCGGACGACTACCTGCGCCAGCGCGACTTCGCGGCGGCGGGCGGAGGAGCCTGAGCATGCGCACCTTTCTCATCGTGCTCGACGGCGTCGGCATCGGCGAGTTGCCGGACGCGGACCGTTACGGCGACCGGGGCGCGAACACGCTCGGCCACGTGGCCGAGGCGGTCGGAGGATTGCGCCTGCCGGTGCTCGAGTCGCTCGGGCTGGGGAGGCTTGCCCGCGTCTCCGGGGTGCAGCCCGTCGCGGACGCACGCGGCGCCCGCGCCCGTCTCGCCGAGAAGTCGGCGGGAAAGGACAGCACCACCGGGCACTGGGAGATGATGGGGCTGGTGCTCGAGCGTCCGTTCCCGACCTATCCGGACGGTTTTCCCACGGTGCTGCTCGACCGGTGGGCGGAACGTGTCGGCCGGGGCTGGCTCGGAAACTGCGCGGCTTCGGGCACGGAAATCATCGCGCGGCTCGGCGCGCGTCACGTCGAGACCGGCCGGTTCATCGTCTACACGTCGGCCGACTCGGTCTTCCAGATCGCGGCGCACGAGCGGATCGTGCCGCTGGAGGAACTCTACGCCGCGTGCCGCGCGGCGCGGGAGCTGCTGACGGGCGAGCATGCCGTCGGACGGGTGATCGCCCGGCCCTTCGTCGGCGAGCAGGGCGCGTGGACGCGCACGGCGAACCGCCGCGACTTCTCGCTCGAGCCCTTCGCGCCGACCGTTCTCGACCGGCTGACCGAGAACGGGCACCGCGTCGTCACGGTCGGCAAGGTGGACGACCTGTTCGCGGGCCGCGGCGTCGGCGACGCGATCCACACCCACAGCAACGCCGAGGGACAGGAGGTGCTGCTCGACCTGGCGAAGAAGCCCGGCGAAGGGCTGGTGTTCGCCAACCTCGTGGACTTCGACACGCAGTTCGGTCACCGCAACGACCCGGCCGGGTTCGCGCGGGCGCTCGAATCGTTCGACGAGACGCTCGGGAGGTTTCTCGGGCGCCTGCGGGACGACGAAATGGTCTGGGTGACCGCGGACCACGGCAACGATCCCACGACGCCCGGCACCGACCACACGCGCGAGTACACGCCGTTCCTGGCGGCCGGGCCGCGCGTGCGTCCGGGCGTGGACCTCGGCACCCGGTCGACGTTTGCCGACCTCGGTGCGACACTGTCGGACCAGTTCGGTCTCGCGCCGGGGCGCCACGGCGCGAGCTTCCTTCAGGAGCTGCGCGCGTGAAGCCCAGGGAACTCATGGCCGAGGCCGAGAAGGCCCGGAAATCCTCCTACTCGCCGTACTCGCGCTTCGCCGTCGGCGCCGCGCTGCTGACGGGCTCGGGCCGCGTCGTGCGCGGCTGCAACGTCGAGAACGCGTCCTTCGGCCTGTCCTGCTGCGCCGAACGCACCGCGGTCTTCAAGGCCGTGAGCGAGGGCGAGCGGGATTTCGTGGCCATCGCGGTCACGGCGGGCCCGGGACGCGGCTCGGCGCCCTGTGGCGCCTGTCGCCAGGTGCTGGACGAGTTCGCCCCGGGGATCTGGGTGCACTTCCGCGACGCGCGCGGCTCCATGGTCCGCCGGCGGCTCACCGCTCTGCTCGCCGACGCCTTCCGATTCCCGACCCCGCGGAGAAGGCCGTGAGCCGAGAACGCGATCAGCTGGTCGAAGTCATCACCCGCCAGGTGCTGCAGGCGCTGCACGGCGTGCCCGCGCAGGGCGGTACTTCCGCGCACGCACCCGCCGCCCCGCTCGCGCCCGGAGAGGTCGCCCACGATCCGGCGACCTGCGAGCGTTGCCGCAACTGGGGCGTCGCCGGCGTGCGCGATCCGGCCGAGACGCGAGTGCTGGCCGAGGCGGGCGCCTCGCGGGTCGTCGCCACCATGGGCTACTGCCCCGCGTCCGACGGCCTCGCCTCGCTCATCGATCACACGCTCCTCAAGCCCGACGCGACGCGTGAGGAGATCGAGCAGCTTTGCCGTGAAGCGGCGCAGTTCTGCTTCGCCTCGGTGTGCGTGAACCCGAACTGGGTGGCGCTCTGCCGCGAGCGCCTGCGCGGCACGGGCGTCAAGGTTTGCACGGTGATCGGGTTCCCGCTCGGAGCGCACCTGCCGGACATCAAGGCCTACGAAGCCCGCCGTGCGGTCGAGCAGGGCGCCGAGGAAGTGGACATGGTGATCAACATCGGCGCGCTCAAGTCCCGTGACTACGCGCTCGTCGAGCAGGACATGCTCGGGGTCGTCCAGGCCGCCGGGAAGGGCGTCATCGTCAAGGTGATCCTCGAGACCGCGCTGCTCACGCGCGACGAGAAGGTCATGGGCTGCACGCTCGCCAAGGCGGCCGGCGCCGACTACGTGAAGACCTCGACGGGTTTCGCGGGCGGTGGGGCGACGGTCGAGGACGTGCAGTTGATGCGCGAGACCGTCGGGCCCGAGATGGGGGTCAAGGCTTCGGGTGGCGTGCGCACGCGCGACGACGCGGAAAAGATGGTGGCCGCCGGCGCGACGCGGCTGGGCGCTTCGGCCGGCGTCAAGATCGTCCGGGGCGAGACGCCCGCCGGAAAGGGCTACTGACCGCGTGATCGATCCCCGCGAGTTCATCCGGACCAAACGGGACCGGCGGTCGCACGAAGCGCAGGCGATTCGGGAGTTCGTCGCCGGCTACCGCGCGGGCTCCGTTCAGGACTATCAGATGAGCGCCTGGCTGATGGCCGCCTTCCTGAACGGGCTGGATGCCGCCGAGACGGACGCGCTCACCGACTCGATGCTGCACTCGGGGCGGGTCTTCGACTGGAGCGCGCTCGGGCGGCCGACGGCCGACAAGCACTCGACGGGCGGCGTGGGCGACAAGATCTCGCTCATGCTGGCGCCGCTGGTCGCCGCCTGCGGCGTGCTGGTGCCGATGGTCTCGGGCCGCGGGCTCGGCCACACCGGCGGCACGCTCGACAAGCTCGAGTCCATCCCCGGGTTTCGCACCACGCTGGACGCGGAGGCGATGGGCGCGCAACTGGACCGCATCGGCGTCGTCATGGTGGGCCAGGGGCCCGACCTGGCTCCCGCGGACGGCCTGCTCTACGCGCTGCGGGACGTGACCTCGACGGTCGAGTTCGAGCCCTTCATCGTCTCGAGCATCGTGAGCAAGAAGATCGCCGAGGGCGCGAAGGCCATCGCCTACGACGTGAAATGCGGCAGCGGCGCGTTCATGAAGACGCCGGAGGCGGCCCGCAGTCTCGCGAAACGACTGGTGGCCACCTCGCACGCGTTGGGCGCGCGCGCCTCCGCGCTGGTGACCGACATGAACTGGCCGCTCGGCGGCGCCGTCGGCAACGCGCTGGAGGTCGCCGAGGCCTGCGAGACGCTGCACGGGCGCGGGCCCGCCGACACGCGCGAGCTCACGATCGAACTCGCGGCCGAGATGCTGACCCTGGCCGGCGCGGAGCCGGGGCTCGAGCCCGCGCGCCGCCGGGCGGGCGCGGCGCTCGACTCGGGAGCCGCCTGGGAACGGTTCCTGGAACTGGTCCGGGCGCAGGGTGGCGACATCCGGGCGCTGGAGGGGAGGGCGCCGCTTCACCCCGCGCCCGTCGTGACGGCGGTGCCGAGCCCCGCCGACGGAGTGGTCGCCGGGTGTGATTGCTTTGCCGTCGGCGAACTGGTCGTCGGCCTGGGTGGCGGCAGGCGGACGAAGGAGGACGAGATCGACCCTCGTGTCGGCCTCGTCGTCCTGCGGCGGCCCGGCGAGCGCGTGCGTCGCGGCGAACCGCTCGCCGAACTGCACACGGCCGGCGACGACCCCGGCGCGGTCGCGCGCGCGGCCGCGTGCTTTCGAATCGCGGACGAGGCGCCGGCGGCGGGCCGGCGGGTGCTCGACCGGATCGGCTGACGCGGAGGTTCGCCGGCGGACGTTTCTTCAGCGGGTGTGGATCCGCTCCCGGTCCTTGCCCCGCTGGCTGCGGTCGAGCTTGCGCAGGTCGGTGGGCGGCTGCTGCTGGGCCTCGATTCCGACGGGCTGCAGCGGACGACCGGGATGCGTCGTGCAGTACTCGGTCGGCTCCGAGCCTTCCGCGAAGTTCTCGGTCGTCGTGTTCGGGCAGGCGTCGGTGGCCAGCATGCCCGATTCGGCGCACACGAGCCGGGTGACTGTTCCGGCCGGAACCGGGAAGTTCTCCACCGGCAGTCCGCGCGTTGCTCCGATCATGAACTCCGTCCAGATCGGCAGCGCGGCCGACGAGCCGGTCATGCCCGGCCCGATGGTCTTCTTTTCGTCGTAGCCGACCCAGACGCCGCAGACGAGACTGGGGATGTAGCCGACGAACCACGCGTCCATGTACTCGTCCATGGTGCCCGTCTTCCCGGCCGCGGGAATGGTGAAGCCGCGCGCGCGTGCCGGGTAACCGGTGCCGTGGTCCATCACGCTCTGCAGCATGGACGTCATGGTGGCGGCGGTGCCTTCGGAGAGCACCTCGAACGGGCGGGGCGCGTTGCGTTCGAGCACGTTTCCGGCGCGGTCCTCGACGCGGAGGATGTACAGGGGCTGATTGCGGACGCCACGATCCGCGAGCACGGCGTAGGCGGACGTGAGCTCGAGCAGCGTCACCTCGCTGCTTCCCAGCGCGAGCGAGAGGTTCTGCCCGATCGGGCTCCGGATGCCCATGCGTCGCGCGTACGAGGCCACGAGCGAGACCCCGACCTTGCGGAGCAGCTTGATGGCGGGGATGTTGATGGACTGCTGGAGCGCGTAGCGCAGCGTCACCGGACCGCGGAACTTGCGGTCATAGTTGGACGGCTCGTAGGGCTTGCCGTCGCCGCCGGGGAAGGATACGGGCTCGTCCACGATGATGTCGGTGGGCTTGAAGCCGTTGTCCATCGCCGCGGTGTAAACGAAGGGCTTGAACGCCGAACCAGGCTGCCGCATCGCCTGCGTCGCGCGGTTGAAGTTGCTCTGGTTCCAGTCGCGGCCGCCGACCAGCGCCCGGATGTAGCCGTTCCGCGGGTCGAGCGCGACGAGCGCGCCCTGCAGGTAATCCGTGCGGGCGCCCGGATTCGCGCCTTCGGCCGCCGCGGCGGCCGCCGTGAAGGTCGCGCGCGTGTGCTTGAGTTTGAGCTGGGTCTCGAGCGACTCCAGCTGCTTCTCGAGGGAGCGCTCGGCGAGCTGCTGGAGATCCATGTCGAGGGTCGTGTAAACGCGCAGGCCACCCTCGTACACCTGGTTCGAACCGTACTTCTCGTCCAGGTACAGACGCACCATTTCGACGAAGTACGGAGCGCGGTCGTTCTCGTAGCGGACCGCGGTCACGCCCAGCGGCGCGTTGATCGCGTTGTCGAACTCGACCTGGGAGATGGCCTTCGTGACCAGCATGTTGCGCAGGACCTTCGACCGGCGGGCGAGCGCGGCCTTCGGCTGGCGCCGGGGGGAATAGAGGCTGGGGTTCGCCGGGATTCCGGCGAGAAGCGCGCACTCCGCGAGCGAGAGGTCGGCGAGCGGCCGGCCGAAGAAGGTCTTGGCGGCGGCGTCCACTCCGTAGGCGCCCTCGCCGAAGTAGATCTGGTTGAAATACATCTCGAGGATCTGATCCTTCGAGTAGTTGCGTTCCAACTCGATGGCGAGCGCCACTTCCTTGAGCTTGCGCGCGAACGACCGCTCATGGGTGAGGAAGAGGTTCCGCGCCAGCTGCTGGGTGATGGTGCTGCCGCCCTGCGCACGGCGCCGGTGCAGCACGTCGGTCGCGGCCGCGCGCGCGATGCCCCAGAGATCCACGCCCCAGTGTCGGTAGAAGCTGCGGTCCTCGGTCGAGAGCGTCGCGTTGATCAGGTTTCGCGGAATGGCCTTCAGCAGCACCCGGGTGCGGTTCTCGCGATAGAACTCGTGCAGGACGCGACCGTGCACGTCGAACACGAGCGTCTTGACCGGGGTCTGGACCGCCGCGACCTGCTCCGGTGTGGGCAGGTCGCGGCGCAGCCACTGAACCAGGCCGAAGGTCGCTCCGGCCGCGCCGAAGACGACGATGAGCACGACGGCGAGGAACAGCTTCCACGGGAAGCGCCTCGCGACATTGAGGGCAGGCAG
Coding sequences within it:
- the deoC gene encoding deoxyribose-phosphate aldolase; this encodes MGYCPASDGLASLIDHTLLKPDATREEIEQLCREAAQFCFASVCVNPNWVALCRERLRGTGVKVCTVIGFPLGAHLPDIKAYEARRAVEQGAEEVDMVINIGALKSRDYALVEQDMLGVVQAAGKGVIVKVILETALLTRDEKVMGCTLAKAAGADYVKTSTGFAGGGATVEDVQLMRETVGPEMGVKASGGVRTRDDAEKMVAAGATRLGASAGVKIVRGETPAGKGY
- a CDS encoding thymidine phosphorylase; translation: MDPREFIRTKRDRRSHEAQAIREFVAGYRAGSVQDYQMSAWLMAAFLNGLDAAETDALTDSMLHSGRVFDWSALGRPTADKHSTGGVGDKISLMLAPLVAACGVLVPMVSGRGLGHTGGTLDKLESIPGFRTTLDAEAMGAQLDRIGVVMVGQGPDLAPADGLLYALRDVTSTVEFEPFIVSSIVSKKIAEGAKAIAYDVKCGSGAFMKTPEAARSLAKRLVATSHALGARASALVTDMNWPLGGAVGNALEVAEACETLHGRGPADTRELTIELAAEMLTLAGAEPGLEPARRRAGAALDSGAAWERFLELVRAQGGDIRALEGRAPLHPAPVVTAVPSPADGVVAGCDCFAVGELVVGLGGGRRTKEDEIDPRVGLVVLRRPGERVRRGEPLAELHTAGDDPGAVARAAACFRIADEAPAAGRRVLDRIG
- the cdd gene encoding cytidine deaminase, giving the protein MAEAEKARKSSYSPYSRFAVGAALLTGSGRVVRGCNVENASFGLSCCAERTAVFKAVSEGERDFVAIAVTAGPGRGSAPCGACRQVLDEFAPGIWVHFRDARGSMVRRRLTALLADAFRFPTPRRRP
- a CDS encoding PBP1A family penicillin-binding protein, with product MTLPALNVARRFPWKLFLAVVLIVVFGAAGATFGLVQWLRRDLPTPEQVAAVQTPVKTLVFDVHGRVLHEFYRENRTRVLLKAIPRNLINATLSTEDRSFYRHWGVDLWGIARAAATDVLHRRRAQGGSTITQQLARNLFLTHERSFARKLKEVALAIELERNYSKDQILEMYFNQIYFGEGAYGVDAAAKTFFGRPLADLSLAECALLAGIPANPSLYSPRRQPKAALARRSKVLRNMLVTKAISQVEFDNAINAPLGVTAVRYENDRAPYFVEMVRLYLDEKYGSNQVYEGGLRVYTTLDMDLQQLAERSLEKQLESLETQLKLKHTRATFTAAAAAAEGANPGARTDYLQGALVALDPRNGYIRALVGGRDWNQSNFNRATQAMRQPGSAFKPFVYTAAMDNGFKPTDIIVDEPVSFPGGDGKPYEPSNYDRKFRGPVTLRYALQQSINIPAIKLLRKVGVSLVASYARRMGIRSPIGQNLSLALGSSEVTLLELTSAYAVLADRGVRNQPLYILRVEDRAGNVLERNAPRPFEVLSEGTAATMTSMLQSVMDHGTGYPARARGFTIPAAGKTGTMDEYMDAWFVGYIPSLVCGVWVGYDEKKTIGPGMTGSSAALPIWTEFMIGATRGLPVENFPVPAGTVTRLVCAESGMLATDACPNTTTENFAEGSEPTEYCTTHPGRPLQPVGIEAQQQPPTDLRKLDRSQRGKDRERIHTR
- the alr gene encoding alanine racemase encodes the protein MSMPLVTWVEVDLDRFAANLRVIRTEVRDACELLLVAKADAYGHGAREMAAAAEREGVSQLGVATLHEGVQLRMAGCRLPIVALSPLLTAEIDDAVEHGIDPTVADQAFAGELSAAARRSGRPVRFHVEIDTGMGRIGVREADAEEFVARVSALPGLRLASVYTHFPDADAEDLSFARGQVGRFRAIVERLAARGLRPPQVHASNSAGTMNLPEARFDVVRIGLVAYGVHPPHDAARLALAPVMSLRSRLVQVRDLPAGTPISYGRSYVTSRPSRIGVVPVGYGHGYSWLLSNRGQMLVRGRRAPIVGRVTMDLTMLDLTDIAGVGVGDEVVLFGEQNGEELRVEEVAAWSETLAYEIMCTLGKRVARLYRSQGRAVRVTTLVGERPEWTAAADDYLRQRDFAAAGGGA
- a CDS encoding phosphopentomutase: MRTFLIVLDGVGIGELPDADRYGDRGANTLGHVAEAVGGLRLPVLESLGLGRLARVSGVQPVADARGARARLAEKSAGKDSTTGHWEMMGLVLERPFPTYPDGFPTVLLDRWAERVGRGWLGNCAASGTEIIARLGARHVETGRFIVYTSADSVFQIAAHERIVPLEELYAACRAARELLTGEHAVGRVIARPFVGEQGAWTRTANRRDFSLEPFAPTVLDRLTENGHRVVTVGKVDDLFAGRGVGDAIHTHSNAEGQEVLLDLAKKPGEGLVFANLVDFDTQFGHRNDPAGFARALESFDETLGRFLGRLRDDEMVWVTADHGNDPTTPGTDHTREYTPFLAAGPRVRPGVDLGTRSTFADLGATLSDQFGLAPGRHGASFLQELRA